TGAGCCCCGATgagctcttcctctttctttccctccctttggCAGCAGGCCAATGCACACCAGGCCTCGTGGCTCATGCCAGAGCCTTCTTCCTCCCTGGGGAACCTCCTCCCAGTAAGGGAGgagccccccacagcccaggACTCTCCAGCTGAGTCCCCCTAGAGCCAGGCCGCCGTCTGagccccacctgccctgggccaAGCTGGGATTGGCGGCCGTCTTGGCCACAGCGACCACAAATAAATGGAACCTCAAAGCTCTGACGAGAGGAAAAGGGCCAGCAAAGCCTCAGCTCGCAGCACgaggagagcagacttcagGCTGCTCGGGGAACTGCTAAGCAAGGTCCCcgaggaaaatgtttttgaaggtACTGGGCTCCATCAGTGCTGGTCGCTTTGGAAACATCACCTCCTAAGGCCACAGGAGCAGGCGATGCCCAAATGTGGGAAGCCAAGCAGGCGAGGCAGAAGGCTGGCTTGCCTGGACAGGCATCTTCTCTGGGCAAGAGGATGCAAAAGGAAGCTGTGTGCCCCGTGGAATCCAGGTCAGGAGAAGAATACACAGATGCTTCTAGCCACCGTAGGGAGAAATTTGGTGTGGTGAAAGCTGGTGTGGTGGAGCTGAAGGTGGCCAGAAATGTGGAGCACAATAAAAAGAGGGGTTTTAAAcacattaatggaaaaaaaaaaaacaacattgtaGAAACAACATTGTCTCCTTCCAGGATGTGGACGGTCACCTCACAAACAAGGACAGAGATGCGGCAAAGCTGTTTAAGGTGCATTCTTTGGTTTAAGGTGCCTCTGTCCTCAACgctcatccctcccttcccagtggAAAACACTGCACTGGCGTACCAAGGGACACTGCAAAGTCCTTGAAGAgggcaagccctgctcagcagaaacCAAACCACCCCTGTTTGATGCACAGCATTCCCATCCAAACCCAACACGTGCCAGCtattgggaagaaagaaagcgAATCCCAGTCCAAGccagagcagtgggagcacaATGAGCGCTCCTTGGCGAATCCCGATTTATTTAGAGCAGAGGCGCAGCAGAAGTCAGTGAGCTGCTAACAAGGAACTCTTGGTGCCCTCGACAGCCAGTTCAGGAGAGCTCCCCAGAAACAGAGGAACTTCAGCTCCCTTTGTCTCTGGAGGATCTTCTCAGGCACAGAGTACGGGTGTTTCCAGCTGGTAACGCTGAAACATCCTGGGAGCCGTGGGCTTGacgctgctggcagcagcactcttCCTGACGCGCCGCTGGctccagggaaggattccttgcaacaggctgagctcccattcttccttccctggcCATGTCCACCTTCAGCCATTTGCCGGTTCTGCTGATCCCTGAGGCGGGCTGGGCTGTGATGCCACAAAGGGGCTGAGCGCTGGCgtcaggcagggctgtgacgtcccagggctgtgctggccgcAGCACTGTGACATCACCGGGCCGGCGCTATATAAGACGGACCAGCgcctgcagctgccagtgcagttGCGATGGGACGTGCCGGAGCCATGGGTGACGGTGACATCCTGATGACTGcgcttgtcctgctgctggccgcTGTGGCTGTCTGGTGGGCCTTTGGCCACCGGCAACCATGGAGCCGGCAGACACGGACAGCAAAGAGGAGCAAGCGCCCCAGAGGCTCACGGAGGACGCGAGGAGCCCTTGCGGCTCCCAGGTTCCCCAGGCCTCGGGCGACTCCTCGCAAGCGGCCACGTGCTCCCGCgagccccctgggcagcccctgcagctgcggCCCCTGCGTGGCAgtggcccaggagctgcaggaactgatgctgctgctctgggatggcaaGGGGACATGTGTGCCGCTCTACTCTGGGATGTGGCAGGCGTTGTGGAAAgaactggaggagctgctgcagcgaggccacctgccctgctgtggcttgtccagctcctgcagaagccTCCATCCCTTCaagaggctgctcccagcaagattctccatccctgggagagccTCAAGGCCTGCAAGGATGGCACAGCAGGGGGGAGCCGCCATCCATGCAGGAACCTCAGGCTGTCAGAGCCCCTgcatcctgccaggagcctctgCAATCTCTGACAGCCTCCACCCCTCGCAGAGGCTCAGTGAGACctgtcagcctgcagaaggTGCAGAGCCCGTGGACAGGTCTCCCAGCTCCCTTGGACTCGCGGACTTCAACAACACGGGCCCAATCCTGACCATTGACGTGGCAGGGGAAAGCCCAGAAGTCCAAATGGGAGCCCAGCCCGATGCAGGGGAGCCGTCTCAGGAGAAGCTGGCGGAGCAGCAAGCGTCCTGGAGCCGGCAGTGGTCATCCCACAGCGGCCAGGACGCTGTGCCGGTTGTGCCAGCTGGCGACAGCTCGAGCCTGGTGGTGGAGACCAGCCTCCAGACACCAAGGAGGTTCCTCCATCTCCAGGAAGCTGCCCCAAGAGAGCCCTCGACTGCCAGGAAGGGCTTTCTAATAGCAGGTGAGATCTCCTGAGGAGCTGTCTGAGGCACCCCCGGGGCTCTCCAGGGGCacggccaggccaggccaggccagggcccctgagagcagcctaGTCGCTGGCTGTTTCCAGTGCCTCTGATGGCACGGCTTGAAAAAGGCCCGTCTgctttgcagctgctcctgggacgCCCCTGTGTGAAGCCTCGGGCTGTAGCCCCGGCCCTCGTCAAGAGGAGAGTCCAGCCCACGACGCCGGGGACGACGACGGTgccgccctgccccgctgcactggagctcctgcagccgcCTGTGCGCGtggccctggcccagctctgccgcTCGCCGGCCCGTCGGCCGCCGGGCGGCAGCCACTGCCCGGCGCgcagcaggaagcaggtgaGAGCAAGGCGGCCGGCGGTGGCCCGGCCCGCTTCACTGGCGGGCGCTTGCGGGGGGTTCCTGGGCGCAAGGCTGATGGCTCGCTCTTGGCCGCAgggcaaaagaagcagctgcaggagctgtaccAGCTGGGCCCGCAGCTGGGCAGCGGTGGCTTCGGCACCGTTTTCTCGGGCATCCGCCTCTCCGATGGGAGCCCGGTGAGTGGCCGCGATGGCCGGGCGTGGGAGGAGGGGCAGCGGTGGGGAGGGGCaaggctggagctcagccctgctctctcGATGGcttgcaggtggccatcaaaCGTGTGGCCCGGCAGAGCGTCCTGCAGTGGGTCGAGCTGGTGAgggagcggggccagcgggacagagcggtgcggggcgggcagggagaGTCCCGGGGCGCCGATTGGGAGTGGGAGGCGGCGGATGGCGGGGGCAGCGTGGGAGCCGCGGCATCGCGGGCCTGGGCATGCCAAACGCCAGCggtggggccgggcagggggcaCCCCCAAGCATCCCCTGGGAGGGAGGAAACCCAAGCACCAGGGAGGCTGCGCAAGGGGGCACTGGGGCATCCCAGGCAGGGCGCGGCGCAGCCTCAGGGCAGCACCAGGCCTGCTGGGGGCActgatttcctcctcctcacagcccGACGGCACCCGCGTGCCCATGGAGATCGTGCTTATGGAGAAGGTGGGCTCTGACTGCCACAACATCATCCAGCTCCTCGACTGGTTTGAGCTGCCTGACAGCTTTGTGCTGGTGATGGAGCGTCCGGAGGCATCGCAGGATctcctgcagttcctgcaggagcacGAGTTCCTGTGCGAGGAGATGGCGCGCTGGCTTTTCtaccaggtgctggaggccgtgcggcACTGCACCGCCTGCGGCGTCCTGCACCGGGACATCAAGCCAGAGAACCTCCTCGTGGTCCCGGAGAGTGGCGACCTGAAGCTCATCGACTTCGGTTGCGGCAccttcctccaggagcaggtCTTCACGCGGTTTGCCGGTGAGCCCAtggcctgggccctgctctcGGTGCCAGGCACTGCACGGCCCCGTTCCCTCCTGGGACGGGGCAGATGCCGTGCTCCAGGAGCCGGCTGCCGGCCCTGCCGACAGAGGGGGGCGGCAAAAGCCAGCTCCCggcccctgggctcagcaggccCACAAGGGCCTGGGCTGCTCCGCTGGCCTTCTTTGCCTTGCAGAAtggtttcttgcctttggccAGCTGGCTGGGGGACGCGGGGTGGCCTTGGGGGGGAAGCTGTGGCCGcgggtgcagcccctgcctcagccaggaggctggcgccaggctctggaaggcagcagcctgCGCCTGGACAGCGCCGCCTGTCTCCCCTAGGAACGCACGCGTACAGCCCGCCCGAGTGGATCTGCCTTGGCTGCTACCACGGCCATGGGGCGACCGTCTGGTCCCTGGGCGTGCTGCTGTACGTCATGGTCTGCGGGAGCCTCCCCTTCAGGGACGACCATGACAtcgtgctggggcagctcttcTTCTGGCAGCAGGTCTCTCCAGGTTGGTACCTGGCCTCAAGAAGGCGGGCTTTGGCAGATGACGGCGCGCAGCCCGGCGTGGCCCTCGCGCAGCTCCGCGGGACGTCGTTCTGCCCTCAAGGGCCGGCCGCAGGAGGCGGCCCCTGCCAACGGGCTCGGCGTGGCACGGGCGGCCGAAGGAGGCGGCCGTGCCCTGCCGTGCCGCTCTCCCGCGCAGGGCAGAGTCGGTCGGGAGGCCGGCGCAGCCCTGAGCACAcgcggcgcggcccgggccCTGCAGGCGAcgggggcagctgggcaggagactTCTGTCAGTGACCGGCGCTTTCTGGCTTCTCTCCCCAGAGTGCCAACATCTGATCCAGTGGTGTTTGGCCAAGCACCCTGAGGACaggccagagctggaggagatctTGCGCCACCCTTGGGTGCAGGGCAGGCGTTTTTGATGCCTTGCCGGAGCCTCTGCAGCACCCGCTTTCCGAGTCCCACGCAGGACTGAGGACcccacaaataaaacaacaaatccAATGCGCCGTGTCAAGTCTGGTCCTTGTCAGCAACTTCAGCTAAAGAAACCTCTTGGGAAAAGGGGACATCGGAGTGCTGCCTTCAGTCTTGGTCAAGCTTTCCATGCCTTTCCTCCAGGGTGGTACTTTTGTGTCTTCAAGCACAGGCTGTAGTGCGGGTAGGAGGCGCTTTACCAAGCCAAGAAATGCAACCAAGGCAAGAAACAACAGCGGCCCTTTCAAAGTGGCAGGGCTTCTTGGCATCTCCTGAAGTGACACACGGGCCCGTGTGTGCATTCCAAGGCTCGGCGGGTTTCAGGGACAGAGACGTCTCCTCTCCAAAGCCCTGAGAAGaatcagaagcagcagaacGTCATTTCAAGTTGAGCCCCGATgagctcttcctctttctttccctccctttggCAGCAGGCCAATGCACACCAGGCCTCGTGGCTCATGCCAGAGCCTTCTTCCTCCCTGGGGAACCTCCTCCCAGTAAGGGAGgagccccccacagcccaggACTCTCCAGCTGAGTCCCCCTAGAGCCAGGCCGCCGTCTGagccccacctgccctgggccaAGCTGGGATTGGCGGCCGTCTTGGCCACAGCGACCACAAATAAATGGAACCTCAAAGCTCTGACGAGAGGAAAAGGGCCAGCAAAGCCTCAGCTCGCAGCACgaggagagcagacttcagGCTGCTCGGGGAACTGCTAAGCAAGGTCCCcgaggaaaatgtttttgaaggtACTGGGCTCCATCAGTGCTGGTCGCTTTGGAAACATCACCTCCTAAGGCCACAGGAGCAGGCGATGCCCAAATGTGGGAAGCCAAGCAGGCGAGGCAGAAGGCTGGCTTGCCTGGACAGGCATCTTCTCTGGGCAAGAGGATGCAAAAGGAAGCTGTGTGCCCCGTGGAATCCAGGTCAGGAGAAGAATACACAGATGCTTCTAGCCACCGTAGGGAGAAATTTGGTGTGGTGAAAGCTGGTGTGGTGGAGCTGAAGGTGGCCAGAAATGTGGAGCACAATAAAAAGAGGGGTTTTAAAcacattaatggaaaaaaaaaaaacaacattgtaGAAACAACATTGTCTCCTTCCAGGATGTGGACGGTCACCTCACAAACAAGGACAGAGATGCGGCAAAGCTGTTTAAGGTGCATTCTTTGGTTTAAGGTGCCTCTGTCCTCAACgctcatccctcccttcccagtggAAAACACTGCACTGGCGTACCAAGGGACACTGCAAAGTCCTTGAAGAgggcaagccctgctcagcagaaacCAAACCACCCCTGTTTGATGCACAGCATTCCCATCCAAACCCAACACGTGCCAGCtattgggaagaaagaaagcgAATCCCAGTCCAAGccagagcagtgggagcacaATGAGCGCTCCTTGGCGAATCCCGATTTATTTAGAGCAGAGGCGCAGCAGAAGTCAGTGAGCTGCTAACAAGGAACTCTTGGTGCCCTCGACAGCCAGTTCAGGAGAGCTCCCCAGAAACAGAGGAACTTCAGCTCCCTTTGTCTCTGGAGGATCTTCTCAGGCACAGAGTACGGGTGTTTCCAGCTGGTAACGCTGAAACATCCTGGGAGCCGTGGGCTTGacgctgctggcagcagcactcttCCTGACGCGCCGCTGGctccagggaaggattccttgcaacaggctgagctcccattcttccttccctggcCATGTCCACCTTCAGCCATTTGCCGGTTCTGCTGATCCCTGAGGCGGGCTGGGCTGTGATGCCACAAAGGGGCTGAGCGCTGGCgtcaggcagggctgtgacgtcccagggctgtgctggccgcAGCACTGTGACATCACCGGGCCGGCGCTATATAAGACGGACCAGCgcctgcagctgccagtgcagttGCGATGGGACGTGCCGGAGCCATGGGTGACGGTGACATCCTGATGACTGcgcttgtcctgctgctggccgcTGTGGCTGTCTGGTGGGCCTTTGGCCACCGGCAACCATGGAGCCGGCAGACACGGAGAGCAAAGAGGAGCAAGCGCCCCAGAGGCTCACGGAGGACGCGAGGAGCCCTTGCGGCTCCCAGGTTCCCCAGGCCTCGGGCGACTCCTCGCAAGCGGCCACGTGCTCCCGCgagccccctgggcagcccctgcagctgcggCCCCTGCGTGGCAgtggcccaggagctgcaggaactgatgctgctgctctgggatggcaaGGGGACATGTGTGCCGCTCTACTCTGGGATGTGGCAGGCGTTGTGGAAAgaactggaggagctgctgcagcgaggccacctgccctgctgtggcttgtccagctcctgcagaagccTCCATCCCTTCaagaggctgctcccagcaagattctccatccctgggagagccTCAAGGCCTGCAAGGATGGCACAGCAGGGGGGAGCCGCCATCCATGCAGGAACCTCAGGCTGTCAGAGCCCCTgcatcctgccaggagcctctgCAATCTCTGACAGCCTCCACCCCTCGCAGAGGCTCAGTGAGACctgtcagcctgcagaaggTGCAGAGCCCGTGGACAGGTCTCCCAGCTCCCTTGGACTCGCGGACTTCAACAACACGGGCCCAATCCTGACCATTGACGTGGCAGGGGAAAGCCCAGAAGTCCAAATGGGAGCCCAGCCCGATGCAGGGGAGCCGTCTCAGGAGAAGCTGGCGGAGCAGCAAGCGTCCTGGAGCCGGCAGTGGTCATCCCACAGCGGCCAGGACGCTGTGCCGGTTGTGCCAGCTGGCGACAGCTCGAGCCTGGTGGTGGAGACCAGCCTCCAGACACCAAGGAGGTTCCTCCATCTCCAGGAAGCTGCCCCAAGAGAGCCCTCGACTGCCAGGAAGGGCTTTCTAATAGCAGGTGAGATCTCCTGAGGAGCTGTCTGAGGCACCCCCGGGGCTCTCCAGGGGCacggccaggccaggccaggccagggcccctgagagcagcctaGTCGCTGGCTGTTTCCAGTGCCTCTGATGGCACGGCTTGAAAAAGGCCCGTCTgctttgcagctgctcctgggacgCCCCTGTGTGAAGCCTCGGGCTGTAGCCCCGGCCCTCGTCAAGAGGAGAGTCCAGCCCACGACGCCGGGGACGACGACGGTgccgccctgccccgctgcactggagctcctgcagccgcCTGTGCGCGtggccctggcccagctctgccgcTCGCCGGCCCGTCGGCCGCCGGGCGGCAGCCACTGCCCGGCGCgcagcaggaagcaggtgaGAGCAAGGCGGCCGGCGGTGGCCCGGCCCGCTTCACTGGCGGGCGCTTGCGGGGGGTTCCTGGGCGCAAGGCTGATGGCTCGCTCTTGGCCGCAgggcaaaagaagcagctgcaggagctgtaccAGCTGGGCCCGCAGCTGGGCAGCGGTGGCTTCGGCACCGTTTTCTCGGGCATCCGCCTCTCCGATGGGAGCCCGGTGAGTGGCCGCGATGGCCGGGCGTGGGAGGAGGGGCAGCGGTGGGGAGGGGCaaggctggagctcagccctgctctctcGATGGcttgcaggtggccatcaaaCGTGTGGCCCGGCAGAGCGTCCTGCAGTGGGTCGAGCTGGTGAgggagcggggccagcgggacagagcggtgcggggcgggcagggagaGTCCCGGGGCGCCGATTGGGAGTGGGAGGCGGCGGATGGCGGGGGCAGCGTGGGAGCCGCGGCATCGCGGGCCTGGGCATGCCAAACGCCAGCggtggggccgggcagggggcaCCCCCAAGCATCCCCTGGGAGGGAGGAAACCCAAGCACCAGGGAGGCTGCGCAAGGGGGCACTGGGGCATCCCAGGCAGGGCGCAGCGCAGCCTCAGGGCAGCACCAGGCCTGCTGGGGGCActgatttcctcctcctcacagcccGACGGCACCCGCGTGCCCATGGAGATCGTGCTTATGGAGAAGGTGGGCTCTGACTGCCACAACATCATCCAGCTCCTCGACTGGTTTGAGCTGCCTGACAGCTTTGTGCTGGTGATGGAGCGTCCGGAGGCATCGCAGGATctcctgcagttcctgcaggagcacGAGTTCCTGTGCGAGGAGATGGCGCGCTGGCTTTTCtaccaggtgctggaggccgtgcggcACTGCACCGCCTGCGGCGTCCTGCACCGGGACATCAAGCCAGAGAACCTCCTCGTGGTCCCGGAGAGTGGCGACCTGAAGCTCATCGACTTCGGTTGCGGCAccttcctccaggagcaggtCTTCACGCGGTTTGCCGGTGAGCCCAtggcctgggccctgctctcGGTGCCAGGCACTGCACGGCCCCGTTCCCTCCTGGGACGGGGCAGATGCCGTGCTCCAGGAGCCGGCTGCCGGCCCTGCCGACAGAGGGGGGCGGCAAAAGCCAGCTCCCggcccctgggctcagcaggccCACAAGGGCCTGGGCTGCTCCGCTGGCCTTCTTTGCCTTGCAGAAtggtttcttgcctttggccAGCTGGCTGGGGGACGCGGGGTGGCCTTGGGGGGGAAGCTGTGGCCGcgggtgcagcccctgcctcagccaggaggctggcgccaggctctggaaggcagcagcctgCGCCTGGACAGCGCCGCCTGTCTCCCCTAGGAACGCACGCGTACAGCCCGCCCGAGTGGATCTGCCTTGGCTGCTACCACGGCCATGGGGCGACCGTCTGGTCCCTGGGCGTGCTGCTGTACGTCATGGTCTGCGGGAGCCTCCCCTTCAGGGACGACCATGACAtcgtgctggggcagctcttcTTCTGGCAGCAGGTCTCTCCAGGTTGGTACCTGGCCTCAAGAAGGCGGGCTTTGGCAGATGACGGCGCGCAGCCCGGCGTGGCCCTCGCGCAGCTCCGCGGGACGTCGTTCTGCCCTCAAGGGCCGGCCGCAGGAGGCGGCCCCTGCCAACGGGCTCGGCGTGGCACGGGCGGCCGAAGGAGGCGGCCGTGCCCTGCCGTGCCGCTCTCCCGCGCAGGGCAGAGTCGGTCGGGAGGCCGGCGCAGCCCTGAGCACAcgcggcgcggcccgggccCTGCAGGCGAcgggggcagctgggcaggagactTCTGTCAGTGACCGGCGCTTTCTGGCTTCTCTCCCCAGAGTGCCAACATCTGATCCAGTGGTGTTTGGCCAAGCACCCTGAGGACaggccagagctggaggagatctTGCGCCACCCTTGGGTGCAGGGCAGGCGTTTTTGATGCCTTGCCGGAGCCTCTGCAGCACCCGCTTTCCGAGTCCCACGCAGGACTGAGGACcccacaaataaaacaacaaatccAATGCGCTGTGTCAAGTCTGGTCCTTGTCAGCAACTTCAGCTAAAGAAACCTCTTGGGAAAAGGGGACATCGGAGTGCTGCCTTCAGTCTTGGTCAAGCTTTCCATGCCTTTCCTCCAGGGTGGTACTTTTGTGTCTTCAAGCACAGGCTGTAGTGCGGGTAGGAGGCGCTTTACCAAGCCAAGAAATGCAACCAAGGCAAGAAACAACAGCGGCCCTTTCAAAGTGGCAGGGCTTCTTGGCATCTCCTGAAGTGACACACGGGCCCGTGTGTGCATTCCAAGGCTCGGCGGGTTTCAGGGACAGAGACGTCTCCTCTCCAAAGCCCTGAGAAGaatcagaagcagcagaacGTCATTTCAAGTTGAGCCCCGATgagctcttcctctttctttccctccctttggCAGCAGGCCAATGCACACCAGGCCTCGTGGCTCATGCCAGAGCCTTCTTCCTCCCTGGGGAACCTCCTCCCAGTAAGGGAGgagccccccacagcccaggACTCTCCAGCTGAGTCCCCCTAGAGCCAGGCCGCCGTCTGagccccacctgccctgggccaAGCTGGGATTGGCGGCCGTCTTGGCCACAGCGACCACAAATAAATGGAACCTCAAAGCTCTGACGAGAGGAAAAGGGCCAGCAAAGCCTCAGCTCGCAGCACgaggagagcagacttcagGCTGCTCGGGGAACTGCTAAGCAAGGTCCCcgaggaaaatgtttttgaaggtACTGGGCTCCATCAGTGCTGGTCGCTTTGGAAACATCACCTCCTAAGGCCACAGGAGCAGGCGATGCCCAAATGTGGGAAGCCAAGCAGGCGAGGCAGAAGGCTGGCTTGCCTGGACAGGCATCTTCTCTGGGCAAGAGGATGCAAAAGGAAGCTGTGTGCCCCGTGGAATCCAGGTCAGGAGAAGAATACACAGATGCTTCTAGCCACCGTAGGGAGAAATTTGGTGTGGTGAAAGCTGGTGTGGTGGAGCTGAAGGTGGCCAGAAATGTGGAGCACAATAAAAAGAGGGGTTTTAAAcacattaatggaaaaaaaaaaaaacaacattgtaGAAACAACATTGTCTCCTTCCAGGATGTGGACGGTCACCTCACAAACAAGGACAGAGACGCGGCAAAGCTGTTTAAGGTGCATTCTTTGGTTTAAGGTGCCTCTGTCCTCAACgctcatccctcccttcccagtggAAAACACTGCACTGGCGTACCAAGGGACACTGCAAAGTCCTTGAAGAgggcaagccctgctcagcagaaacCAAACCACCCCTGTTTGATGCACAGCATTCCCATCCAAACCCAACACGTGCCAGCtattgggaagaaagaaagcgAATCCCAGTCCAAGccagagcagtgggagcacaATGAGCGCTCCTTGGCGAATCCCGATTTATTTAGAGCCGAGGCGCAGCAGAAGTCAGTGAGCTGCTAACAAGGAACTCTTGGTGCCCTCGACAGCCAGTTCAGGAGAGCTCCCCAGAAACAGAGGAACTTCAGCTCCCTTTGTCTCTGGAGGATCTTCTCAGGCACAGAGTA
The window above is part of the Vidua macroura isolate BioBank_ID:100142 chromosome 6, ASM2450914v1, whole genome shotgun sequence genome. Proteins encoded here:
- the LOC128809016 gene encoding serine/threonine-protein kinase pim-2-like, which encodes MEPADTDSKEEQAPQRLTEDARSPCGSQVPQASGDSSQAATCSREPPGQPLQLRPLRGRTSGCQSPCILPGASAISDSLHPSQRLSETCQPAEGAEPVDRSPSSLGLADFNNTGPILTIDVAGESPEVQMGAQPDAGEPSQEKLAEQQASWSRQWSSHSGQDAVPVVPAGDSSSLVVETSLQTPRRFLHLQEAAPREPSTARKGFLIAAAPGTPLCEASGCSPGPRQEESPAHDAGDDDGAALPRCTGAPAAACARGPGPALPLAGPSAAGRQPLPGAQQEAGQKKQLQELYQLGPQLGSGGFGTVFSGIRLSDGSPVAIKRVARQSVLQWVELPDGTRVPMEIVLMEKVGSDCHNIIQLLDWFELPDSFVLVMERPEASQDLLQFLQEHEFLCEEMARWLFYQVLEAVRHCTACGVLHRDIKPENLLVVPESGDLKLIDFGCGTFLQEQVFTRFAGTHAYSPPEWICLGCYHGHGATVWSLGVLLYVMVCGSLPFRDDHDIVLGQLFFWQQVSPECQHLIQWCLAKHPEDRPELEEILRHPWVQGRRF
- the LOC128809017 gene encoding serine/threonine-protein kinase pim-2-like; this encodes MEPADTESKEEQAPQRLTEDARSPCGSQVPQASGDSSQAATCSREPPGQPLQLRPLRGRTSGCQSPCILPGASAISDSLHPSQRLSETCQPAEGAEPVDRSPSSLGLADFNNTGPILTIDVAGESPEVQMGAQPDAGEPSQEKLAEQQASWSRQWSSHSGQDAVPVVPAGDSSSLVVETSLQTPRRFLHLQEAAPREPSTARKGFLIAAAPGTPLCEASGCSPGPRQEESPAHDAGDDDGAALPRCTGAPAAACARGPGPALPLAGPSAAGRQPLPGAQQEAGQKKQLQELYQLGPQLGSGGFGTVFSGIRLSDGSPVAIKRVARQSVLQWVELPDGTRVPMEIVLMEKVGSDCHNIIQLLDWFELPDSFVLVMERPEASQDLLQFLQEHEFLCEEMARWLFYQVLEAVRHCTACGVLHRDIKPENLLVVPESGDLKLIDFGCGTFLQEQVFTRFAGTHAYSPPEWICLGCYHGHGATVWSLGVLLYVMVCGSLPFRDDHDIVLGQLFFWQQVSPECQHLIQWCLAKHPEDRPELEEILRHPWVQGRRF